One stretch of Bradyrhizobium canariense DNA includes these proteins:
- a CDS encoding CheR family methyltransferase gives MTPSDYDYLRRCLKDRSGLDLSTDKQYLIESRLLPLSRKSGLSDIGELVQKMKGGSADIVTQVVEAMTTNETFFFRDKLPFDHFRDMIMPEMLRARTNRRTIRIWCAAGSTGQEPYSLAMCLKEMNAAMAGWRIEILATDLSQEVIEKSKAGLYSQFEVQRGLPIQLLVKYFKQAGEYWQINADIRAMVQHRQVNLLHDFSQLGIFDVIFCRNVLIYFDQDTKINVFQRLARSTEPDGFLVLGAAETVVGLTDVFKPCLERRGLYRPGGSPTTSTKMTTGAHAPKVAAAAGF, from the coding sequence GTGACCCCGTCGGACTACGACTATTTGCGCAGATGTCTGAAAGACCGCTCCGGTCTCGATCTGTCCACGGACAAGCAATATCTGATTGAAAGCCGGTTGCTTCCGCTTTCGCGGAAGTCCGGTCTGTCCGATATCGGCGAGCTCGTGCAGAAAATGAAAGGCGGCTCGGCTGACATCGTCACCCAGGTGGTCGAAGCCATGACCACCAACGAGACATTCTTCTTTCGCGACAAGCTGCCATTCGATCACTTCCGCGATATGATCATGCCTGAAATGCTGAGGGCGCGCACAAACCGTCGAACCATTCGGATCTGGTGCGCCGCCGGCTCGACTGGCCAGGAGCCGTATTCGCTGGCGATGTGTCTGAAGGAAATGAACGCAGCGATGGCCGGCTGGCGGATCGAAATCCTCGCGACCGATCTTTCGCAGGAAGTGATCGAGAAATCCAAGGCCGGATTGTATAGCCAGTTCGAGGTTCAGCGCGGCCTTCCGATTCAGCTGCTTGTCAAGTACTTCAAACAGGCCGGAGAGTACTGGCAGATCAATGCCGACATTCGTGCGATGGTGCAGCACCGCCAGGTGAATTTGCTGCACGATTTTTCCCAGCTTGGGATCTTCGACGTGATCTTCTGCCGAAACGTCCTGATCTATTTCGATCAGGACACCAAGATTAACGTCTTCCAGCGTCTCGCCAGATCAACCGAGCCCGATGGATTTCTGGTACTGGGCGCGGCGGAAACGGTGGTCGGACTAACCGACGTCTTCAAACCCTGTCTGGAACGGCGCGGTCTTTATCGCCCCGGTGGTTCGCCTACGACCTCAACGAAAATGACGACTGGCGCTCATGCGCCGAAAGTCGCCGCAGCGGCTGGTTTTTGA
- a CDS encoding response regulator transcription factor: protein MAEKPASRGEIFVVDDDPAVRETLSIVLSAGGYQVICFADGAALLAVARTRAPACILLDVHIPGKSGLDVLKELRGEDYPAPIFIISGQGDIAMAVSAIKNGALDFIEKPFRGNEIVARLDEAIGAYARRQEEDSASKVGSLHFPGREPLTRREREVLEQFASGASNKEAGRQLGISPRTIEDHRANIMKKLGARNAADLIRIVMTAQRAP from the coding sequence ATGGCTGAGAAACCCGCATCCCGTGGCGAGATATTTGTGGTTGACGACGATCCCGCCGTTCGCGAAACCCTCTCGATCGTGTTGTCGGCAGGCGGCTATCAGGTCATCTGCTTCGCGGACGGCGCCGCGCTGCTGGCGGTTGCGCGGACCCGGGCTCCGGCCTGCATCCTGCTCGATGTGCATATTCCCGGCAAATCCGGCCTCGATGTTCTGAAGGAACTGCGCGGAGAAGATTATCCCGCGCCGATCTTCATCATCTCCGGGCAGGGCGACATCGCCATGGCTGTGAGCGCGATCAAGAATGGCGCGCTGGACTTCATCGAGAAGCCGTTCAGGGGCAACGAGATCGTCGCTCGGCTGGATGAGGCGATCGGGGCCTATGCACGCCGGCAGGAGGAAGATTCTGCGTCTAAAGTCGGATCGCTTCATTTTCCGGGGCGCGAACCGCTGACCCGGCGCGAACGCGAAGTGCTGGAGCAATTCGCATCAGGCGCGTCGAACAAGGAAGCCGGGCGCCAGCTCGGAATCAGCCCGCGGACGATCGAGGACCATCGCGCCAATATCATGAAAAAGCTCGGCGCCAGGAATGCCGCCGACCTCATCCGCATCGTGATGACGGCCCAGCGCGCTCCCTGA
- a CDS encoding pilus assembly protein PilZ has protein sequence MAEDHKGLERVTFSRGYGVCIMGIDGTWRRDCMLNAISESDAILTVEGSIQGLNLKEFFLLLSSTGLAYRRCELVRVNGAEIDVQFLQGKNKKKGSGAASPQEALMGN, from the coding sequence ATGGCAGAGGATCATAAGGGGCTGGAGCGCGTGACGTTCAGCCGCGGATATGGCGTCTGCATCATGGGCATCGATGGAACGTGGCGCCGCGATTGCATGCTCAACGCCATATCGGAGAGTGATGCCATCCTGACCGTCGAAGGCTCGATCCAGGGCCTCAATCTCAAGGAGTTCTTCCTGCTATTGTCGTCGACCGGCCTGGCCTATCGCCGATGCGAACTCGTCCGCGTCAATGGCGCGGAGATCGACGTCCAGTTTCTGCAGGGAAAGAACAAGAAAAAAGGCTCCGGCGCTGCATCGCCTCAGGAAGCTCTCATGGGGAACTGA